From one Mytilus edulis chromosome 1, xbMytEdul2.2, whole genome shotgun sequence genomic stretch:
- the LOC139526136 gene encoding sex peptide receptor-like, producing the protein MKESVLGLPPFINGTFSTDYDLELIRYLYSVPAPVIISVTFCFTIVYIVLSNYVTDRRSATTVQKNGIVVSNTLLVLCQYPVFVYFFATDDLLEPATIGWCNTYRIMGYVLPAIFHTASLWQIIFYGVQRFQCLQHPFEALTWYAKINRFFKLTILIFVCSFLVHFYKLFDFVNQPANPCDFQYKDAFKSRKYEEFYVWFCAIVVQLVPCVLMSMLTIILVYVNMRMYFQQKKVLINNPENLQRNWKYTLQESQSIGLLILTLCVEWPLTIYTFSDATVQDSSLITPLNSFPICLHFAMIVSYSLYLPMFLIMNHDMRSTFCLIISDIRKTLCPTRRQDENELENLNPNQC; encoded by the coding sequence ATGAAAGAAAGTGTACTTGGATTGCCCCCTTTTATAAATGGAACATTTTCAACCGACTATGATTTAGAACTAATTAGATACTTGTATAGTGTACCTGCTCCAGTGATTATATCAGTTACATTTTGTTTTAccattgtatatattgtattatcAAACTATGTAACAGACCGTCGATCAGCAACAACTGTACAGAAAAATGGGATTGTAGTATCTAACACTTTACTGGTGTTGTGTCAATATCCAGTCTTTGTTTACTTTTTTGCCACAGATGATCTGTTAGAACCAGCTACCATTGGTTGGTGCAATACCTACAGAATCATGGGATATGTTCTCCCCGCCATATTTCACACGGCCAGTTTATGGCAGATTATATTTTATGGAGTACAGCGATTTCAGTGTTTACAACATCCATTTGAAGCATTAACATGGTATGCCAAAATCAACCGATTTTTCAAGTTAACCATTCTTATATTTGTTTGCTCTTTTcttgttcatttttataaattgtttgacTTTGTTAACCAACCGGCAAACCCTTGTGATTTTCAATATAAAGATGCATTCAAAAGTAGGAAGTATGAAGAATTTTATGTCTGGTTTTGTGCTATTGTGGTGCAACTGGTTCCCTGTGTGCTTATGTCTATGCTAACTATAATTCTTGTGTATGTTAATATGAGGAtgtattttcaacaaaagaaAGTCCTCATTAACAATCCAGAAAATTTACAACGAAACTGGAAATACACATTACAAGAGAGTCAATCtattggacttttaattttaacGTTATGTGTGGAATGGCCATTGACGATTTATACATTCTCCGATGCTACTGTGCAAGACTCATCACTGATTACTCCCCTGAATTCTTTCCCTATATGTTTACATTTTGCTATGATTGTTAGTTACTCATTATATTTGCCAATGTTTTTAATTATGAACCATGATATGCGGTCCACATTTTGTTTAATAATCTCTGATATTAGAAAAACACTGTGTCCAACAAGAAGACAAGATGAGAATGAACTTGAGAATTTGAATCCAAATCAATGTTGA